gggcggggggggtcaTGGGGGGGGGTCTCAGGATGGGTTTGGGGGGGTCTAGGGGGTCCCATGGAGGGATCTTGAGGGGGTTGGGGGGATCTTGGGTGGGTCTGGGGGTCCCAGAAGggctgtgggggggggaggtgaggGGTCAAGGAGGGTTTTGGGGGGTCCTGGTGAGGTCTGGGGGGGTTCAGGGGTCCcaggagggatttggggggaggTGAGGGGTCAAGGAGGGGTTTTGGGGGGTCCTGGTGAGGTCTGGGGGGGTTCAGGGGTCCCAGCAGGGATTTGGAGGGCAGGTGAGGGGTCAAGGAGGGTTTTGGGGGGTCCTGGTGAGGTCTGGGGGAGTTCAGGGGTCCcaggagggatttggggggaggTGAGGGGTCAAGGAGGGGTTTTGGGGGGTCCTGGTGGGGTCTGGGGGGTTCAGGGGTCCCAGCAGGGATTTGGGGGGCAGGTGAGGGGTCAAGGAGGGTTTTGGGGGTCCTGTTGGGGTCTGGGGGGTTCAGGGGTCCcaggagggatttggggggaggTGAGGGGTCAAGGAGGGTTTTGGGGGGTCCTGGTGGGGTCTGGGGGGGTTCAGGGGTCCcaggagggatttggggggaggTGAGGGGTCAAGGAGGGGTTTTGGGGGGTCCTGGTGAGGTCTGGGGGGGTTCAGGGGTCCcaggagggatttggggggcaGGTGAGGGGTCAAGGAGGGTTTTGGGGGGTCCTGGTGAGGTCTGGGGGGGTTCAGGGGTCCCAGCAGGGATTTGGAGGGCAGGTGAGGGGTCAAGGAGGGGTTTTGGGGGGTCCTGGTGAGGTCTGGGGGGGTTCAGGGGTCCcaggagggatttggggggaggTGAGGGGTCAAGgaggggttttgggggggtCCTGGTGGGGTCTGGGGGGTTCAGGGGTCCcaggagggatttggggggaggTGAGGGGTCAAGgaggggttttgggggggtCCTGGTGGGGTCTGGGGGGTTCAGGGGTCCcaggagggatttggggggaggTGAGGGGTCAAGgaggggttttgggggggtCCTGGTGGGGTCTGGGGGGTTCAGGGGTCCcaggagggatttgggggggcAGGTGAGGGGTCAAggagggttttgggggggtCCTGGTGAGGTCTGGGGGGGTTCAGGGGTCCcaggagggatttggggggaggTGAGGGGTCAAGgaggggttttgggggggtCCTGGTGGGGTCTGGGGGGTTCAGGGGTCCcaggagggatttgggggggcAGGTGAGGGGTCAAGgaggggttttgggggggtCCTGGTGGGGTCTGGGGGGTTCAGGGGTCCcaggagggatttgggggggcAGGTGAGGGGTCAAggagggttttgggggggtCCTGTTGGGGTCGGGGGGGTTCAGGGGTCCcaggagggatttggggggcaGGTGAGGGGTCAAGGAGTGTTTTGGGGGGGTCCTGGTGAGGTCTGGGGGGGTTCAGGGGTCCcaggagggatttggggggcaGGTGAGGGGTCAAGAAGGGTTTTGGGGGGTCCTGTTGGGGTCTGGGGGGTTCAGGGGTCCCAGAAGGGCTGTGGGGGGGAGGTGAGGGGTCAAGGAGGGTTTTGGGGGGTCCTGTTGGGGTCTGGGGGGTTCAGGGGTCCCAGAAGGGCTGTGGGGGGGAGGTGAGGGGTCAAGGAGGGTTTTGGGGGGTCCTGTTGGGGTCTGGGGGGTTCAGGGGTCCcaggagggatttggggggcaGGTGAGGGGTCAAGGAGGGTTTtggggggtcctggaggggtctgGGGGGTTCAGGGGTCCcaggagggatttggggggcaGGTGAGGGGTCAAGGAGGGGTTTtggggggtcctggaggggtcaAGGGGGGCTCAGGGGTCCCAGGAGGGATTGGGGGGGGTTGGAGGATCTGAGGGGGTATGgaggttttttgggggggtccTGGGAGGGTCTGGTGGAGTCTGGGGGGGGCAAGGAGAGGATTGGGGGGTctgtggggttggggggggtcTGTGGGGTTGGAGAGGCCCCAGAAGTGTTTAGGGTGATCCTGCAGGAGCTTGGGGGGGGTCTTGGGGGACCCGGGGGGGTCAGGAGGGGTGTAAGAGGGTCCAGGAGGCCTCAGGAGGGGTtttggggggtcctgggggtcccaggaggggggggttgggggtcctggaggggtctgAGGGGTGTGGGGATCTGAGGGAGGGTTTGGGGGGGATCCTAGGGGGGTTCTGGGGGTTCCAGGAGGAATTTGGGGGGATCTGGGGTGCCCTTAGGGTCCCAGAACGGGTCCTGGGGGCACAGGGGGGTATGAGGAGGGATTTTGGAGGGTCTGGGGGGGTCCTGAGGGTCCCAGGAGGGATTTGGGGAGTCTTAGGAGAGTCTGGAGGGATCCCAAGGGTCTGAGGAGGGGTTTGGGGGGGTCCTAGGGGGTCCAAGAGGGTCCTGGGGGTCCCAGGAATGGTtttggggggtcctgggggggaCCTGGAGGGTCCTGGGGGGCCCAGGAGGGATTGGGGGAGTCTTAGGAGGGTCTGGAGGAATCCCAAGGGTCTGAGGAGGGGTTTGGGGGGGTCCTAGGGGGTCCAAGAGGGTCCTGGGGGTCCCAGGAATGGTtttggggggtcctgggggggaCCTGGAGGGGTTATGGGAGGTCCTGCAGGGGACTTTGGGGGGATCCTGGGGGGTCTCTGGGGGGATTTTTGAGGGGTCTGGGGGGGCCTAGAGGAGTTTTGGGGAGTcctggggggtcctggggggccCAGGAGCAGTTTGGGGGGGTCTTGGAGGGGACGTGGGGGTCCTGGGAGTCTcgggagggatttgggggggtCCTgggtgcttgggggggggggggtcgggggggggaTTCAGAGTATCCCCATAGCATCGGGGTCCTGGGGGGGTCGTGACCCCCACTGACCCCGCTGACCcccccccagggctgcccctgGCAGAGACCGacgcccccagcccccccccgcccccctcggCCCCCTGGACCCCCCAGGACCTGCCCACCGCCCCCCCAGGGGAGCCTGGTGAGTGGGGCGGGGCTtgcgcgggggagggggcggggcttgcgtggggggaggggcggcgATTTGCATGGTGAGGGGTGGGGCTTGCACacggagggggcggggcttgcacATGGAGGGGGTGGGGCTTTGCAGGGCGAGGGGCGGGGCTTGCacggggtgtgtgtgggggggtctctctcacgccccccccccccagcagagTCCCCgacggccgcggcccccccagCACCATCGCCGACGCCCCACCCGgccccggacgccggggcccccgggACGGGGCCGCCCCCGTCGCCAACTGGGGCCCCCCCGGAGCTGCCCCCCGCCTCGGCGAGCCCCCCCGAggggggtgaggaggaggaggaggaggaggagggggaagaggaggaggaagaggagcagagtcccccccccagcagccttgtggccaccAGCCCCCCAGGGCCCGGTGAGGGCGGGGGGTCACCGGGGTCAGGGGACGCTGGGGGGCTCAGGGGGGGTCATGGGGTCACCAGGGTCAGGGGACATTGGGGGGAGTCATGGGGGGCAGCGGGGTCAGGGGACACTGGAGGGGGGCTCATGGGGGTCACCAGGGTCAGGGGACGCTCGGGGGTTCATGGCGGTCATGAGGTCACCGGGGTCAGGGGACACTGGGGGGTCATGGGGGTCACCGGGGTCAGGGGATGCTGGGGGGAGGGTCACGGGGTCACAGGATCAGGGGACGCTGGGGGGGTCATGGGGGTCACCGGGGTCAGCGGACACTGCGGGAGGGTCATGGGGGTCACAGGTCAAGGGACATTTGGGGGGGCCATCGGGGTCGTCGGGACCATGGGACATTAGGGGAGGTCATGGGGGTCGCTAGCATCAAGGGACATTGGGGGGGTCATGGGGGTCACCGGGGTCAGGGGACACTGCAGGAGGGTCATGGGGGTCACTAGGGTCGAGGGACATTGGGGGGTTCGTGGGGGTCACTGGGGTTGGGCGATGCTGGGGGAGGCCATGGGGGTCGCCGAGGTTGGGGGGCTTTGAGGAGGGGTCACCGGGGTCAGGGGACACTCGGGGGGGGTCACCGGGGTCAGGGGACACTCGGGGGGAGGGGGTGACACCCCCGGCATCCCACAGTGCCTTGCAACGCGACGCTGGCGGAGGCCGAGGGCTGGCTGGAGGCGCCGGCGGaggcgccgggggggccgggggggctcGACTGCACCTACCGCATCCAGGTGCCCCCGGGCGACGGCGTGGAGCTGCAGGtggggggcgcgcggggggccgccggggggctgggggaccggggcagggctggggggggccgtggggggggAGCTGAGGCAGGTTTGGGGGGGTCCCAGGGCAGATTTGGGGGCCCAGCGGCAGATTTGAGGGTCCTGGGGCCGGtttgggggtcccaggggcAGGTTTGGGGGTTTCAGGGGTGGGTCTGGGGTCCAAGGGGCAGATTTGAGGCTTCTGAGGCTGAtttgggggtcccaggggcAGGTTTGGTGGTCCTGGGGCCGGTTCGAGGGCCCTGGGGCCAGtttgggggtcccaggggcAGGTTTGGGGGTTTCAGGGGTGGGTCTGGGGTCCAAGGGGCAGATTTGAGGCTCCTGAGGCTGAtttgggggtcccaggggcAGGTTTGGTGGTCCTGGGGCCGGTTCGAGGGCCCTGGGGCCAGtttgggggtcccaggggcAGGTTTGGGGTTCCTTGGGGGGGGATCTGTGGGTCCTGGGGCAGATTTGAGGGTCCTGGGGCAGGTTTGGGGGTCCCTAGGGGCAGGTTTGGGGGTCCCTAGGGGTGGATCTGTGGGTCCTGGGGCAGATCTGAGGGTCCTGGGGCAGGTTTGAGGGTCCCAGGGGCAGGtttgggggtcccaggggtgGGTCTGTGGGTCCCGGGGCAGATTTGAGGGTCCTGGGGCAGGCTTGAGGGTCCTGGGGCAGGTTTGGGGGCCCCAGGAGCTGAtttgggggtcccaggggtgGTTCTGTGGGTCCCGGGGCAGATTTGAGGGTCCTGGGGCCGGTTCGGGGGTCCCTTTGGGGCTCGGGGGTGACACGGtgccccccacccacccacccacctcCCCGTCCCCGCAGGTGACGTGGCTGAACCTGTCGCGGGGGGAGGCGCTGACGGCCCACGGCCTGggggccgccgccccccccgggcccgACGAGGGCACCAGCCTGGGCCCCGGGCAGGTGCTGCGCAGCCCCGCCGACCGCCTGCTCGTCCGCTTCCGGagcccgcggcccgccgcccccggcgcctTCCGCCTCCGCTACCGGGGTcagcccccccccgcccgcgccccaTGCCCCTTTAACTGCCTGCAGGCTGCGCTGGCCCTTTAAGAGCGCCCCGCCACCCTTTTAGGGTGCGCTGGTGCTTTAAGAGTGCCCCTGTTCCCCTTTGGGGTGTGCTGGCCCTTTAAGAGCCACCCACTGCTCTTTGGGGCGCACTGGGACTTTAAGAGCGTCTCACTGCTGTTTGGGGTGCACTGTCCCTTTAAGAACCACCCACTGCCTTTCGGGACTGCATTGGCCCCTTAAGAGCTACCCACTGCTCTCTAGGGTGTGCTGGCCCTTTAAGAGCACCTCACCCCTGTTTAGGGTGCGCTGGCCCTTTAAGAGTGGTCCACCACCATTTTGGGGTGTGCTGGCCCTTAAAgagccttcccccccccccttatttcTTTCTACTGGAAGTGACTTGTCCTGCCCCTTTAAGAGCCCATTGCCGCTTTAAGAGCTATTGCCCTTTTAAGGGTCCAACCCTTCTTTAAGGACCCGTTGTTTCTTTAAGGGCTAATGCTCCTTTAAGAGTCAGTGGTACCTTTAAGAGCTCATTGCCCCTTTAAGAGTTTATTGCCCCTTTAAGAGCTTATTGCCACTTTAAGAGCCCGGTCATCCTTTAAAGGGTCATTGCCCTTTTAAAGACCTAATTCCCCTTTAAAGGCGTATTGCACCTTTTATGTGCTCTAAGGCATAACCAGCTACGCAGCTCCTTTAAgagctcgggggggggggggtggagaagCGACCTCATTTCTCACCGCCCCTTTAAGACCTGAGCGACCGCCCCTTTAAGACAGGAGAGGAAGTCTTTTCCCCTTTAAGATGTGGTGGGCCCCACAACTCTTTAAAGGGGCAGCGCGTGCTCCACAACTCTTTAAAGGGGCAGCGTGTGCTCATCCCTTTAAAGGGGCGGTGGATGCTCATCCCCTTAAAGGGGCAGCGCATGCTCATCCCTTTAAAGGGGCGGTGCACGCTCATCCCTTTAAAGGGGCAGTGGGTGCTCATCCCTTTAAAGGGGCAGCGCGTGCTCATCCCTTTAAAGGGGCGGTGGATGCTCATCCCTTTAAAGGGGCAGCATGTGCTCATCCCTTTAAAGGGGCGGTGGATGCTCATCCCTTTAAAGGGGCAGCGCGTGCTCATCCCTTTAAAGGGGCAGCGCATGCTCATCCCTTTAAAGGGGCAGCACGTGCTCATCCCTTTAAAGGGGCGGTGCACGCTCATCCCTTTAAAGGGGCAGTGCGTGCTCATCCCTTTAAAGGAGCGGCGCATGCTCATCCCTTTAAAGGGGCGGCGCACACTCATCCCTTTAAAGGGGCCGAGCACGTGCTCATCCCTTTAAAGGGGCAATGCGTGCTCATCCCTTTAAAGGGGCAGCACGTGCTCATCCCTTTAAAGGGGCAGTGCGTGCTCATCCCTTTAAAGGGGCAGTGGGTGCTCATCCCTTTAAAGGGGCAGCACGTGCTCATCCCTTTAAAGGGGCAGCGCGTGCTCATCCCTTTAAAGGGGCAGTGGGTGCTCATCCCTTTAAAGGGGCAGCATGTGCTCATCCCTTTAAAGGGGCGGTGGATGCTCATCCCTTTAAAGGGGCAGCGCGTGCTCATCCCTTTAAAGGGGCAGCGCATGCTCATCCCTTTAAAGGGGCAGCACGTGCTCATCCCTTTAAAGGGGCGGTGCACGCTCATCCCTTTAAAGGGGCAGTGCACGCTCATCCCTTTAAAGGGGCAGCACGTGCTCATCCCTTTAAAGGAGCGGCGCATGCTCATCCCTTTAAAGGGGCGGCGCACACTCATCCCTTTAAAGGGGCCGAGCACGTGCTCATCCCTTTAAAGGGGCAATGCGTGCTCATCCCTTTAAAGGGGCAGCACGTGCTCATCCCTTTAAAGGGGCAGTGCGTGCTCATCCCTTTAAAGGGGCAATGCATGCTCATCCCTTTAAAGGGGCAGTGCGTGCTCATCCCTTTAAAGGGGCAGCACGTGCTCATCCCTTTAAAGGGACCGTGCACGTGCTCATCCCTTTAAAGGGGCGGCGCACGCTCATCCCTTTAAAGGGGCAGTACGTGCTCATCCCTTTAAAGGGGCAGCGCACGCTCATCCCTTTAAAGGGGCAGCACGTGCTCATCCCTTTAAAGGGGCAGTACGTGCTCATCCCTTTAAAGGGGCAGCGCGTGCTCATGCCTTTAAAGGGGCGGCGCACGCTCACCGTTTTGAGGCACCGTCCCTTTAAGGGTGGAGCTTTTCttgcccccccacccccccaccgCGGGCAAGCGCGGAGCGGGACGACGCCCGCCCTCCGGACGGCTCTCGAGGCGCCGGCGTGCTCGTGTCTCGCCAGGCTTCGCGCTGCGctgcggggccccgcggcgccccgagAACGGGGCGGTGGCGCTGAGCGGGCTGCGGCCCGGGGCCAGGGCCACGTTCCGCTGCGCCCCGGGCTTCCGCCTCCGCGGTCCCGCCGCCCTCGTCTGCCTCAACGGGAGCCGCCCCCGCTGGagcgccgccccccccgcctGCCTCGGTCAGtgccccccgccctccccctcctcccgcggccgggcggggctTGCAAAGCGGGGGGAGGGGCTTGTgggaggagggggcggggcttgcaAAGCGGTGGGGCCGGGGGTGGGGGCGCCACagggggacgggggggggaGAGGCGGGGCTTGTGCAGGGGGTGGGGCTTTGAGGGAGGGCGGGGCCTCGCGTGAGACTGGGCGGCGCTTGCAcctggggggggcggggctcgCACAACAGTGTTGTGCCAAGTGGGCGGGGCTTGCACCAaagggggcggggcttgcaccggggggggggagcttgCACACGGGGGTCACACCGGGGGCGGGGCTCGCACCGGGAGGCGGGGCTCGCACCGGGAGGCGGGGCTTGCACCGGGAGGCGGGGCCCTGCACCAGGGGGTGCACAGGGCGGCAGGGCTTGCACAAGAGGGTCGGGCCAGGGGGGAGGAGCTTGCACCTGGGGGCGTGGCTCGCCGGGGGCGTGGCCCTCGGGGGGGGCGTGGCTTGCCGCGGGGGGCATAGTCTGACAGTGGGTGCAGGGCACAGCAGCATGCGGGGGGGGCGGTGCACAACCCCACACTGGGGGGGCGTGGCTCTCCGCGCCGGGGGGCGTGGCCCCCGGGGGCGTGGCTTCGTGGGGGCGTGGCTCCCGGGGGCGTGGCCTGACAGCGGGTGCAGCAcagcggcggggggggcgtGGCTCTCCGCGCTGGGGGCGTGGCTTCGTGGGGGCATGGCTCCCGGGGGGCGTGGCCTGACGGCGGGTGCGGCGTGCGGGGGGGCGGTGCGCAACGACACGCGGGGGGGCGTGGCTCTCCGCGCTGGGGGCGTGGCTCCCGGGGGGCGTGGCTTCGTGGGGGCGTGGCCTGACGGCGGGTGCGGCGCAGCGGCGTGCGGGGGGGCGGTGCGCAACGCCACGCGGGGGGGCGTGGCTCTCCGCGCTGGGGGCGTGGCTTCGTGGGGGCGTGGCTTCGTGGGGGCGTGGCCTGACGGCGGGTGCGGCGCAGCGGCGTGCGGGGGGGCGGTGCGCAACGCCACGCGGGGCCGCGTCGTGGCCCCCGAGGGCCCCCGGGGGGGCAACGTCACCTGCCGCTGGCTCCTGGAGGCCCCCCCGGGCCAGCGGCTGCACCTGCACTTCGAGCGCCTGGCGCTGGACGAGGACGCGGACCGgtgagcggcgcggcggggggcagcgcggggggcagcgcgggggctgCCTTGGGGCAGGACGGCGGGCAGGATggggggcaggttgggggctgccttggggcaggacggggggcagggcggggggcaGGTTGGGGCTGCCTTGGGGCAGGACGGCGGGCAGGATGGGGGGCTGCATTGGGGCAGGACggggggcaggttgggggcaGGTTGGGCTGCCttggggcaggatggggggcagggcaggggctgccttGGGGCAGGACGGGGGGCAGGGCGGGGCTGCATTGGGGCAGGACGGCGGGCAGGATggggggcaggttgggggctgccttggggcaggacggggggcagggcggggggcaGGTTGGGGCTGCCttggggcaggatggggggcagggcgggggctgccttggggcaggacggggggcagggcgggggctgccttggggcaggacggggggcagggcgggggctgcattggggcaggatggggggcAGCTtgggggcaggttgggggctgccttggggcaggacggggggcagggcgggggctgCCTTGGGGCAGCACGGCGGGCAGGATGTGGGGCAGGTTGGGGCTGCCTTGGGGCAGGACGGGGGCAGGATGGGGGCTGCATTGGGGCAGCACggggggcagggcgggggctgccttggggcaggacgggggcaggttggggggcaggttgggggctgccttggggcaggacggggggcagggcgggggctgCATTGAGGCAGGttggggcaggttggggggcaggttggggggctGCTTTGGGACCGGACggggggcaggttgggggctgcattggggcaggttgggggcaggttgggggctgccttggggcaggacggggggcagggcgggggctgCATTGAGGCAGGttggggcaggttggggggcaggttggggggctGCTTTGGGACCGGACGGGGGCAGGTTGGGGCTGCAttggggcaggttgggggcaggttgggggctgcTTGGGACCGGACGGGGGGCCGGTTGGGGACTGC
This genomic interval from Rhea pennata isolate bPtePen1 unplaced genomic scaffold, bPtePen1.pri scaffold_151, whole genome shotgun sequence contains the following:
- the LOC134154190 gene encoding seizure 6-like protein 2, giving the protein MGGPATPPGLVLLVLLLLAAPPLTGLPLAETDAPSPPPPPSAPWTPQDLPTAPPGEPAESPTAAAPPAPSPTPHPAPDAGAPGTGPPPSPTGAPPELPPASASPPEGVPCNATLAEAEGWLEAPAEAPGGPGGLDCTYRIQVPPGDGVELQVTWLNLSRGEALTAHGLGAAAPPGPDEGTSLGPGQVLRSPADRLLVRFRSPRPAAPGAFRLRYRGFALRCGAPRRPENGAVALSGLRPGARATFRCAPGFRLRGPAALVCLNGSRPRWSAAPPACLAACGGAVRNATRGRVVAPEGPRGGNVTCRWLLEAPPGQRLHLHFERLALDEDADR